A stretch of the Lepidochelys kempii isolate rLepKem1 chromosome 15, rLepKem1.hap2, whole genome shotgun sequence genome encodes the following:
- the UQCR10 gene encoding cytochrome b-c1 complex subunit 9 → MPLRSRLYSVFFRRTSAFALTVALGALLFERAFDQGADAFYERLNRGKLWKHIKHKYETQEK, encoded by the exons ATGCCGCTGCGCTCCCGGCTGTACAGCGTGTTCTTCCGCCGCACCTCCGCCTTCGCGCTCACCGTGGCGCTGGGGGCCCTGCTCTTCGAGCGCGCCTTCGACCAGGGCGCCGACGCCTTCTACGAGCGCCTCAACCGCGGG AAACTGTGGAAACACATCAAGCACAAGTATGAGACCCAAGAAAAATGA
- the ZMAT5 gene encoding zinc finger matrin-type protein 5 isoform X2 gives MSMEAFDLIQEFRSQYHKGCKMLLLSCWRSRARSPAGSFCKQCDFGFNCRFSHMTEEDLEKLNAQVQEERRPKEEGAEVPAGTVEDWLEKRAKRLSFAQSNSSLTEKTLVFQYPPGWPPIQDLPPSLQAPPPGGWPVLPNLQWG, from the exons ATGTCGATGGAAGCT tTTGATTTGATACAAGAATTCAGGAGCCAGTACCACAAGGGATGTAAG atgctgctgctgtctTGCTGGAGGAGCAGAGCAAGAAGCCCTGCAGGAAGTTTCTGCAAACAG TGTGACTTTGGGTTCAACTGCAGATTCTCTCACATGACTGAGGAGGATCTGGAGAAGCTGAACGCACAGGTACAAG AGGAAAGGAGACCAAAGGAGGAAGGAGCAGAGGTCCCAGCTGGCACAGTCGAGGACTGGCTGGAGAAGAGAGCAAAGAGGCTGAGTTTTGCTCAGAGCAACAG TTCCCTGACAGAGAAGACATTGGTTTTTCAGTACCCCCCTGGCTGGCCTCCAATACAGGACCTTCCCCCATCCCTTCAGGCACCACCCCCTGGAGGATGGCCAGTCTTACCCAACCTCCAGTGGGGATGA
- the ZMAT5 gene encoding zinc finger matrin-type protein 5 isoform X3 — protein sequence MGKRYFCDYCDRSFQDNLHNRKKHLNGVQHLRAKKAWYDLFRDAAAVLLEEQSKKPCRKFLQTGQCDFGFNCRFSHMTEEDLEKLNAQRKGDQRRKEQRSQLAQSRTGWRREQRG from the exons ATGGGGAAGAGGTATTTCTGTGACTACTGCGACCGATCCTTTCAAGACAATCTGCACAACAGGAAGAAGCACCTGAACGGGGTACAGCACCTGAGGGCCAAGAAGGCCTGGTATGACCTGTTCCGAG atgctgctgctgtctTGCTGGAGGAGCAGAGCAAGAAGCCCTGCAGGAAGTTTCTGCAAACAG GGCAGTGTGACTTTGGGTTCAACTGCAGATTCTCTCACATGACTGAGGAGGATCTGGAGAAGCTGAACGCACAG AGGAAAGGAGACCAAAGGAGGAAGGAGCAGAGGTCCCAGCTGGCACAGTCGAGGACTGGCTGGAGAAGAGAGCAAAGAGGCTGA
- the ZMAT5 gene encoding zinc finger matrin-type protein 5 isoform X1 has translation MGKRYFCDYCDRSFQDNLHNRKKHLNGVQHLRAKKAWYDLFRDAAAVLLEEQSKKPCRKFLQTGQCDFGFNCRFSHMTEEDLEKLNAQVQEERRPKEEGAEVPAGTVEDWLEKRAKRLSFAQSNSSLTEKTLVFQYPPGWPPIQDLPPSLQAPPPGGWPVLPNLQWG, from the exons ATGGGGAAGAGGTATTTCTGTGACTACTGCGACCGATCCTTTCAAGACAATCTGCACAACAGGAAGAAGCACCTGAACGGGGTACAGCACCTGAGGGCCAAGAAGGCCTGGTATGACCTGTTCCGAG atgctgctgctgtctTGCTGGAGGAGCAGAGCAAGAAGCCCTGCAGGAAGTTTCTGCAAACAG GGCAGTGTGACTTTGGGTTCAACTGCAGATTCTCTCACATGACTGAGGAGGATCTGGAGAAGCTGAACGCACAGGTACAAG AGGAAAGGAGACCAAAGGAGGAAGGAGCAGAGGTCCCAGCTGGCACAGTCGAGGACTGGCTGGAGAAGAGAGCAAAGAGGCTGAGTTTTGCTCAGAGCAACAG TTCCCTGACAGAGAAGACATTGGTTTTTCAGTACCCCCCTGGCTGGCCTCCAATACAGGACCTTCCCCCATCCCTTCAGGCACCACCCCCTGGAGGATGGCCAGTCTTACCCAACCTCCAGTGGGGATGA